The Triplophysa rosa linkage group LG25, Trosa_1v2, whole genome shotgun sequence genome window below encodes:
- the LOC130548655 gene encoding calpain-2 catalytic subunit-like — protein MSNIAKFLAKRQDREEGVGSNAKAIPFNKQDYQSLKRECLERKTLFRDPTFPADSESLGYNELGRYSFKTRGVEWKRPKELCSNPQFIVDGAKRTDICQGALGDCWLLAAIASLTLDNNILERVVPPGQNFTDDYAGIFHFQFWQYGEWVDVVIDDQLPTKDGKLLFVHSAEGSEFWSALLEKAYAKLNGTYEALSGGSTNEGFEDFTGGIAENYELSKAPPHLFKIIQKALGLGSLLGCSIDITSSYETEAVTSLKLVKGHAYSVTGAEEVHYIGRPMQLVRMRNPWGQVEWTGPWSDNSNEWNNVRPEEKAKLDYSAEDGEFWMAYSDFIKHFSKLEICNLTPDTLTSDEVGHWNYCQFEGNWRVGSTAGGCRNNPATFCSNVQFVIKLEDVDDDPHDGEDGCTLLVGLMQKDGRKDKRFGRDLNTIGFAIYEVPDEYKGRNNIHLGPDVLLRKRSVAGSSTFINLREMSERFKLPPGEYIIIPSTFEPHRKGSFILRVFTEKEVAASPMDSDITANLKKDSISESDVDPHFKHLFVQIAGNDSEVSVSELQQILDNIVSKRTEVKTDGFTMETCRHMISLLDKDGSGKLGLVEFHTLWIKIQKYLEIFKSRDTDNSGTMSSHEMRDATKEAGFQVNSEILQVIISRYANQQYAIDFDSFVGCLIRLEMLFKMFKLFDKKNTGKMELDILQWLCLALS, from the exons ATGAGCAACATTGCAAAGTTTCTTGCTAAAAGGCAGGATAGAGAAGAAGGTGTTGGCTCCAATGCGAAGGCGATACCCTTTAACAAGCAGGACTACCAGAGTCTGAAGCGTGAATGTTTGgaaagaaaaacattgtttcGTGACCCGACCTTCCCAGCCGATTCTGAGTCTCTGGGATACAATGAACTCGGGCGGTATTCCTTCAAGACTCGAGGAGTGGAGTGGAAGAGACCAAAG gaGCTGTGTTCAAACCCCCAGTTCATTGTGGATGGTGCCAAGCGGACTGACATCTGCCAAGGGGCTTTGG GTGACTGTTGGCTGCTGGCAGCTATTGCCTCTCTGACTCTAGATAACAACATTCTGGAACGCGTAGTCCCACCTGGTCAGAACTTTACGGACGACTACGCCGGCATCTTTCACTTTCAG TTCTGGCAGTATGGTGAATGGGTGGATGTTGTCATTGATGACCAGCTGCCCACCAAAGATGGAAAGCTGCTGTTTGTTCACTCGGCTGAGGGTTCAGAGTTCTGGAGCGCTCTGCTGGAGAAAGCTTATGCAAA GCTCAACGGCACATATGAAGCTCTGTCGGGCGGCAGCACCAATGAGGGTTTTGAGGACTTCACTGGAGGAATTGCTGAGAATTATGAGTTGAGTAAAGCCCCTCCTCATCTGTTTAAGATCATTCAGAAAGCACTGGGGTTGGGCTCCCTGCTCGGCTGCTCTATCGAT ATTACCAGTTCATATGAAACAGAGGCGGTGACCAGCCTGAAGCTGGTGAAAGGACATGCGTACTCCGTTACTGGCGCAgaggag GTTCATTACATCGGGCGTCCGATGCAACTGGTGCGTATGAGGAACCCGTGGGGTCAGGTGGAGTGGACGGGCCCGTGGAGTGATAA CTCCAACGAGTGGAATAATGTCCGGCCGGAGGAGAAAGCTAAACTGGATTATTCAGCCGAAGATGGAGAGTTCTG GATGGCATATTCAGACTTCATAAAGCACTTCTCCAAGCTTGAGATCTGTAATCTAACCCCAGACACTCTGACCAGTGATGAGGTGGGCCATTGGAACTACTGTCAGTTTGAAGGAAACTGGAGGGTGGGCTCCACGGCAGGGGGCTGCAGGAACAACCCAG CTACATTTTGCTCAAACGTCCAGTTTGTGATCAAGCTGGAGGACGTTGATGATGATCCTCATGATGGAGAGGATGGCTGCACTTTGCTGGTGGGACTGATGCAGAAAGATGGACGTAAAGACAAACGCTTTGGACGGGACCTGAATACCATTGGCTTTGCCATCTATGAG gttcCAGATGAG TACAAGGGTCGTAATAATATTCATCTCGGTCCCGACGTGCTCCTGCGTAAAAGATCGGTTGCAGGAAGCAGCACCTTTATTAACCTGCGAGAGATGAGCGAGCGGTTTAAACTGCCTCCCGGGGAATACATCATCATCCCATCAACTTTTGAGCCCCATCGAAAGGGAAGTTTCATACTGCGTGTGTTTACAGAGAAGGAGGTGGCTGCCAG CCCGATGGATTCAGATATTACAGCAAACTTGAAAAAG GATTCCATATCTGAGAGTGACGTGGACCCGCATTTTAAACACCTTTTTGTGCAGATCGCTGGAAAT GACTCAGAGGTGTCTGTGTCGGAACTACAACAGATACTAGACAACATTGTGTCTAAAA GAACTGAAGTAAAGACTGATGGATTCACGATGGAAACGTGCCGCCACATGATCAGCCTGCTAGAT AAAGATGGCAGTGGTAAACTTGGCCTGGTGGAGTTTCACACACTGTGGATAAAGATCCAGAAATATTTG GAAATTTTCAAGAGCCGTGACACAGACAACTCGGGCACTATGAGTTCTCATGAGATGAGAGATGCAACAAAGGAAGCAG GGTTCCAGGTGAACAGTGAAATACTTCAGGTGATAATCTCGCGTTATGCCAACCAGCAGTATGCCATTGACTTTGATAGCTTTGTGGGCTGCCTGATCCGCTTGGAGATGCTCTTCA aaatgtttaaattgttcGATAAGAAGAATACCGGGAAAATGGAGCTGGATATCCTGCAG TGGCTTTGCTTGGCCCTCAGTTAA